Proteins encoded together in one Bombiscardovia nodaiensis window:
- a CDS encoding haloacid dehalogenase, with amino-acid sequence MNGVYLKGSAQPLAQAYSLALLDLDGVVYRGSNPVEHAAEGIAQASAAGMRMAYTTNNPSRYPSVVADQLRSFGLELDDQQVITSGIVGARMLREHLEAGSKVLVIGSDHLRDEVRANGMQVVESNKDRPQAVIQSWYPDLTLKDLAEASYAIEHGAQYFVTNKDLTIPREDGIAPGNGAMQLPVIAASGQEPQDSAGKPEPAIYDEARRRLAQDEPISKADSLPVGDRLDTDIEAAYKGGYDSMVVLTGVADPTALMQAKVQWRPTYIALDLRGLVQPHPQPVLAPNGRWVCGSCSAQLENGQVSLSAHDGQGSDLDPKRQIDALRAAVCACWQAADGGLDLSEIQLPSFRLGSAQ; translated from the coding sequence ATGAACGGCGTTTATCTCAAGGGATCAGCCCAGCCACTGGCGCAAGCCTATAGCTTAGCGCTCCTGGACTTAGATGGGGTTGTCTACCGGGGCTCTAACCCGGTAGAGCACGCTGCGGAAGGCATAGCCCAAGCCTCAGCAGCGGGCATGCGCATGGCATACACCACCAACAACCCCTCCCGCTACCCGTCCGTTGTGGCCGACCAGCTGCGTTCCTTCGGTCTGGAACTGGACGACCAGCAGGTCATCACCTCGGGCATTGTGGGGGCTCGTATGTTGCGCGAGCATCTTGAGGCGGGATCTAAGGTACTCGTCATCGGTTCCGACCACCTGCGAGATGAGGTCAGGGCCAACGGTATGCAGGTCGTCGAGTCAAACAAGGATCGGCCCCAGGCTGTCATCCAATCCTGGTATCCCGACCTGACACTCAAGGACCTAGCCGAGGCTTCCTACGCCATTGAGCACGGGGCGCAGTACTTCGTGACCAACAAGGACCTGACCATACCGCGGGAGGATGGGATAGCGCCCGGCAACGGGGCTATGCAGCTGCCAGTGATTGCAGCCAGCGGTCAGGAGCCCCAGGATTCCGCCGGTAAACCAGAGCCAGCTATCTACGACGAAGCCCGTCGTCGCCTGGCCCAAGATGAGCCCATCAGCAAGGCGGATTCCCTGCCAGTGGGCGACCGGCTGGACACGGATATTGAGGCAGCCTACAAGGGTGGGTACGACTCGATGGTCGTGCTCACCGGAGTCGCCGACCCGACAGCGCTCATGCAAGCCAAGGTCCAGTGGCGGCCTACCTATATTGCTCTGGATCTGCGCGGCTTGGTGCAGCCACACCCACAGCCAGTGCTGGCTCCCAATGGCCGCTGGGTCTGTGGTTCCTGCTCAGCCCAGCTTGAAAATGGCCAGGTGAGTTTGTCTGCCCACGACGGGCAGGGAAGCGATCTGGACCCCAAGCGGCAGATTGACGCCCTGCGCGCGGCTGTCTGCGCATGTTGGCAGGCAGCTGATGGTGGCCTAGACCTATCTGAGATTCAACTGCCCAGCTTCCGTCTCGGCTCGGCCCAGTGA
- a CDS encoding TlyA family rRNA (cytidine-2'-O)-methyltransferase — protein sequence MLSNVDPYQTQQARSKRFASPVTGDSGQSMRLDQALVERGLVQSRSRAAALVKQGAVLVNGVTCRKVAHPVAAGDLLSADKGEDYVSRGAFKLIGALDTFGPQGLPQPRGKYCLDIGASTGGFTDVLLRRGASQVIALDVGHGQLAPRLASDERVREFSGVNIRQVEPGELPFQPDYVVSDVSFISLTYVIPVIQRLALPGAHCLLLVKPQFEVGRGKLGHGGVVRQAERRQEALERVETCARTHNFTLRGRAPSPITGAHGNEEYLLWLQLGE from the coding sequence ATGCTGTCCAACGTTGACCCCTACCAGACCCAGCAAGCCAGAAGCAAGAGATTCGCCAGTCCAGTGACTGGGGACTCAGGGCAGTCCATGCGGCTGGACCAGGCCTTGGTTGAGCGTGGACTAGTCCAGTCGCGCTCGCGGGCCGCTGCTCTGGTGAAGCAGGGTGCCGTCTTAGTCAACGGCGTCACCTGCCGCAAGGTAGCTCATCCGGTGGCAGCTGGAGACCTGCTGAGTGCAGACAAGGGCGAAGATTACGTCTCTCGAGGGGCCTTTAAGCTCATTGGTGCTCTCGATACCTTCGGCCCGCAGGGTTTGCCACAGCCCCGAGGTAAGTACTGTCTCGATATCGGTGCTTCAACTGGCGGCTTTACAGATGTGCTCTTGCGGCGCGGTGCGAGCCAGGTGATTGCCCTGGATGTGGGCCACGGGCAGCTGGCACCGCGGCTGGCCAGCGACGAGCGCGTCCGCGAGTTCTCAGGCGTCAATATCCGTCAGGTTGAGCCTGGAGAACTGCCCTTCCAGCCAGACTATGTGGTTTCAGATGTCTCTTTTATTTCGCTCACCTATGTGATTCCGGTGATTCAACGCCTGGCGCTGCCGGGTGCACACTGCCTGCTGCTGGTGAAGCCCCAGTTTGAAGTGGGGCGCGGCAAGCTCGGGCACGGGGGAGTGGTCCGGCAGGCGGAGCGTCGACAGGAGGCCTTGGAACGGGTTGAGACCTGCGCGCGAACCCACAATTTTACGCTCCGTGGGCGGGCTCCCTCGCCGATTACGGGTGCCCATGGTAACGAGGAGTACCTGCTCTGGCTCCAGTTGGGCGAGTGA
- a CDS encoding NADPH-dependent oxidoreductase, whose amino-acid sequence MKMTMRNSAIITTLLERRSIRRFSPEPIDPEIVETLERAAQQAPTSGYLNDWSALRITDPQFKARLAHIGEQGYIAQAPLLYVFIADEHRNISIAQAKGVDVNDPEFTINASYRFTQAQNDAVLALSAMETAANSLGLGCVVLGSLLNDVNGLIDLMHLPKYTYPVLGLAIGKPAQAPAIKPRMPRAAQFFDNTYPADDGEIMEAMKEFDQKVHHYYDLRQADRPVDAFSDQVAKKSVCQEELSKAVFPAATRQGFRLDR is encoded by the coding sequence ATGAAAATGACTATGCGCAACTCTGCAATCATCACCACACTGTTGGAACGACGCTCGATTCGCAGGTTCTCCCCCGAGCCCATTGATCCGGAAATCGTCGAAACCTTGGAGCGTGCAGCCCAGCAGGCTCCCACGAGCGGATATCTCAATGATTGGTCGGCTCTTCGCATCACAGATCCGCAATTCAAGGCACGACTAGCGCATATCGGGGAACAGGGCTACATAGCCCAGGCTCCCCTGCTTTACGTCTTCATCGCCGACGAGCACCGGAACATTTCGATCGCACAAGCCAAGGGGGTTGATGTCAACGACCCCGAATTTACCATCAATGCTAGCTATCGCTTTACCCAGGCGCAGAACGATGCCGTCCTTGCCCTGAGCGCCATGGAGACGGCCGCCAACTCCCTTGGATTGGGCTGCGTGGTTCTGGGTTCATTGCTCAATGACGTCAACGGGCTGATCGATCTGATGCACTTGCCCAAGTACACCTATCCGGTGCTGGGCCTGGCCATCGGCAAGCCCGCCCAAGCCCCGGCCATCAAGCCTCGGATGCCCCGTGCAGCCCAATTCTTCGACAACACATATCCCGCTGATGACGGTGAAATCATGGAAGCCATGAAGGAGTTCGACCAGAAGGTTCACCACTACTACGACTTACGTCAGGCCGACCGCCCGGTCGATGCCTTCAGTGACCAAGTAGCTAAGAAGTCCGTGTGCCAGGAAGAACTCAGTAAGGCCGTTTTCCCGGCAGCGACCCGGCAAGGATTCCGTCTGGACCGTTAG
- a CDS encoding racemase, protein MKTIGLIGGMSWESSAEYYRILNEVVKRELGGLHSARCILYSVDFDEIERYQFAGQWDKAGEVMAGAARSLEAAGADCLAICTNTMHKLVPQVEDASSLPLLHIAQMTADQLKLAGISKVGLLGTTFTMEQDFYKTTIASNGIEVIVPDADDRRLVNDVIYQELCLGEIKDSSRRAYVEIIDKLASQGAQGVILGCTEIGLLVKQADTQVPLFDTTLIHAEGIAQYALS, encoded by the coding sequence GTGAAAACTATTGGACTTATTGGTGGCATGAGCTGGGAGAGCAGCGCGGAATATTACCGGATTCTCAACGAGGTAGTGAAGCGCGAATTGGGTGGGCTGCACTCGGCCCGGTGCATTCTCTACAGCGTGGACTTTGATGAGATTGAGCGCTACCAGTTCGCCGGGCAGTGGGATAAGGCTGGCGAGGTTATGGCCGGTGCTGCGCGCTCCTTGGAAGCGGCGGGTGCGGACTGCTTAGCCATCTGCACCAACACCATGCACAAGCTGGTTCCCCAAGTGGAGGACGCCAGCAGCCTGCCCCTGCTCCACATCGCCCAGATGACGGCAGACCAGCTCAAGCTCGCGGGCATCAGCAAAGTTGGGCTTTTGGGCACGACTTTTACCATGGAACAGGACTTTTACAAGACCACTATTGCCAGCAATGGCATTGAGGTCATTGTGCCTGATGCTGACGACCGCCGTTTGGTCAATGATGTGATTTACCAAGAGCTGTGCTTGGGCGAGATTAAAGATTCCTCCCGCCGCGCCTATGTGGAGATCATCGACAAACTGGCCAGTCAAGGCGCTCAAGGAGTCATTTTGGGCTGCACCGAAATCGGCCTTCTCGTCAAACAAGCCGACACCCAAGTGCCCCTCTTCGACACCACTCTCATTCATGCAGAAGGAATCGCTCAATATGCCCTCTCCTAA
- a CDS encoding ABC transporter ATP-binding protein: MSYVEARGLSRIYTAGDTKIQALDSVDFTIEDGQLTIILGPSGSGKSTTLNILGGIDSATSGSLTVGGQDICQLKEKGLTDYRRTQVGFVFQFYNLIPNLTALENVELTAGLSNDPLAPALLLDSVGLADRFRNFPSQLSGGEQQRVSIARALAKNPRLLLCDEPTGALDSETGKKVLIVLASMAKLNHKAVVIVTHNAAIAPAADRVIHVRDGHILKIEDNPTPVDMESISW; this comes from the coding sequence ATGTCCTATGTAGAAGCACGCGGCCTCAGTCGCATCTATACGGCTGGAGACACCAAGATACAGGCTCTAGATTCGGTGGATTTCACCATCGAGGACGGGCAGCTAACCATCATTCTCGGCCCCTCAGGTTCGGGCAAGAGCACCACACTCAACATCCTGGGCGGCATTGATTCCGCCACCTCCGGCTCGCTCACGGTGGGCGGGCAGGACATCTGCCAACTCAAAGAAAAAGGTCTGACCGATTACCGGCGCACCCAGGTGGGGTTCGTCTTCCAGTTCTACAACCTCATACCCAATCTGACCGCCCTAGAGAACGTGGAACTGACCGCCGGGCTGAGCAACGACCCTCTGGCACCGGCCTTGCTCCTCGATTCCGTCGGTCTGGCGGACCGGTTCAGAAACTTCCCCTCCCAGCTCTCCGGCGGCGAACAGCAGCGCGTCTCCATAGCCAGGGCTTTAGCCAAGAATCCGCGCCTACTCCTATGCGACGAACCCACCGGAGCCCTGGACAGCGAGACAGGCAAGAAGGTGCTGATCGTGCTTGCCTCCATGGCCAAGCTCAACCACAAGGCCGTGGTCATCGTGACCCACAACGCGGCCATCGCGCCCGCAGCTGACCGAGTCATCCATGTACGCGACGGCCATATCCTCAAAATCGAGGACAACCCGACACCAGTAGATATGGAGTCCATCTCATGGTGA